From a single Chitinophaga sp. Cy-1792 genomic region:
- a CDS encoding TonB-dependent receptor, protein MKHLYLILSLLLINITLFAQTGTIKGKVTTSDGEPTPYVTIGLKDVKKGTFTTEEGTYVIKNVKPGNYILVISHTGTRTQEQPVVVTADHTTTANATLEVSASQLNEVVVGGAHATDINSRRVSIGKLQVASMDLPQSVTVISHEVLENQQAQRLSDVVKNVNGVYMASSRGGVQESFNSRGYAFSSTNMFKNGMRVNSGAMPEMSGLERVEVLKGSAAILYGNVSPGAVMNMVTKQPKFNFGGEVNLRAGSFGLLKPAFDVYGPLSKSVAYRVNGSFETTDSYRDQVHSKRYYVNPSLLFKLSDRTELVVQGDYLKADFTPDFGTPSLNSTTIPKMGRNTFFGEPWNYTHTQQSTASANIKHQISKTWNLNGLVSYSKYVRDYYGIERLQAGTSAKTGLDTLARMLGKNGTNEDYFAAELDFTGTVKTGILEHNILAGIDGDRYVTGAYKYNVSTKPYDTILDIHNPATSRLRTDMPDAPILNVAIAPINRIGIYLQDLIKINDKLNILVGVRASYLQTENSVTYDFTKGGQKTTANNSRYDHAISPKVAFIYKLRPATAVFASYTTSFTPNTGFDISGGNLAPSTIQQYEAGIKNDFFGGKLSTNLTVYSIINNNYAQTAPTLADGSSNTNTSYKQMVGGTKSQGVELDIMGHPIAGLDVVAGYSYNNIEITASGDKLGSVKGERLVGNPNHTANASAFYTIQKSTLKGLKFGAGFYYLGQRYAGWNNTTDIKGQPTANRLISVPGYSTIDISAGYTYKKLSFMAKVSNLTNTYNYYVHENYSINPIPPTAFTGTVAYKF, encoded by the coding sequence TTGAAACATTTATACCTTATTCTGAGCTTACTGCTGATCAATATTACCCTCTTTGCCCAAACAGGAACCATCAAAGGGAAAGTAACCACTTCCGATGGCGAGCCTACCCCATATGTTACTATAGGATTAAAAGATGTCAAAAAAGGAACTTTCACAACAGAAGAAGGCACCTATGTAATAAAGAACGTTAAGCCAGGCAATTACATCCTGGTGATTTCCCATACAGGCACCAGAACGCAGGAACAGCCGGTAGTAGTAACCGCAGACCATACCACTACTGCCAACGCTACCCTGGAAGTAAGCGCCAGCCAGTTAAACGAAGTAGTAGTAGGTGGCGCACATGCTACCGACATCAATAGCCGCCGTGTATCCATCGGTAAGCTGCAGGTTGCCAGCATGGACCTTCCGCAGTCTGTAACCGTTATCAGTCATGAAGTACTGGAAAACCAGCAGGCACAGCGCCTCAGCGATGTGGTAAAAAATGTCAACGGGGTATATATGGCTTCCAGCCGTGGCGGTGTACAGGAAAGCTTTAACTCCCGAGGTTATGCCTTTTCCTCTACCAATATGTTTAAAAACGGTATGCGGGTAAACTCAGGTGCGATGCCGGAAATGAGTGGTCTGGAGCGTGTGGAAGTACTGAAAGGCAGCGCTGCCATCCTTTATGGCAACGTTTCTCCCGGTGCAGTAATGAACATGGTCACCAAACAACCTAAATTCAACTTCGGCGGTGAAGTAAATCTGAGAGCAGGCAGCTTCGGGTTACTGAAACCAGCCTTCGATGTATATGGCCCCCTCAGCAAATCTGTTGCATACCGCGTAAACGGCAGCTTCGAAACTACCGACAGCTACCGCGATCAGGTACATTCCAAAAGATATTATGTAAACCCCTCCTTATTATTCAAACTGAGCGACCGCACAGAACTGGTGGTGCAGGGTGACTACCTGAAGGCTGACTTCACTCCTGATTTTGGTACACCATCGCTGAACAGTACTACCATTCCAAAGATGGGCCGTAATACCTTCTTCGGTGAACCATGGAACTATACGCATACACAACAATCTACAGCTTCTGCCAACATCAAACATCAGATCAGCAAAACATGGAATCTGAATGGTCTGGTATCTTATTCTAAATATGTGCGCGATTATTATGGCATCGAGCGCCTGCAGGCCGGAACCAGTGCTAAAACAGGTCTGGATACCCTCGCCCGCATGTTGGGTAAAAATGGTACCAATGAAGACTATTTCGCCGCTGAACTGGATTTTACCGGCACTGTAAAAACCGGTATACTGGAACACAATATACTTGCAGGCATTGATGGAGACAGATATGTTACAGGTGCCTATAAATACAACGTATCAACTAAACCATATGATACCATCCTGGATATCCACAATCCTGCTACATCACGTTTACGCACAGATATGCCGGATGCGCCAATCCTGAATGTTGCCATTGCACCGATTAACAGAATCGGGATTTATCTTCAGGATCTGATCAAAATCAATGACAAGCTGAATATCCTTGTAGGTGTTCGTGCATCATATCTGCAAACTGAAAATTCTGTTACCTATGACTTCACCAAAGGAGGTCAGAAAACGACAGCAAACAACAGCCGGTATGATCATGCCATTTCACCAAAAGTTGCTTTCATTTATAAATTAAGACCAGCAACAGCAGTATTTGCCAGCTATACCACCTCATTCACGCCTAACACAGGGTTTGATATAAGCGGTGGAAACCTTGCTCCATCTACTATCCAACAATACGAAGCAGGTATCAAGAATGATTTCTTCGGCGGTAAATTATCAACAAATCTGACTGTTTACAGTATAATTAATAACAACTATGCACAAACAGCGCCAACCCTTGCCGACGGTTCGTCAAATACTAACACCTCTTACAAACAAATGGTGGGCGGTACCAAAAGTCAGGGTGTAGAACTGGATATCATGGGTCATCCGATCGCAGGACTGGATGTAGTTGCAGGTTATAGCTACAACAACATCGAAATCACTGCCAGTGGCGATAAATTAGGTTCTGTTAAAGGGGAGCGCCTGGTAGGTAACCCAAATCATACTGCCAACGCAAGTGCTTTCTATACTATTCAGAAATCTACATTAAAAGGTCTTAAATTTGGTGCCGGATTCTATTACCTGGGCCAACGTTATGCCGGCTGGAACAACACCACCGATATAAAAGGCCAGCCAACGGCTAACCGCCTGATCTCTGTACCTGGTTACAGCACTATAGACATCAGCGCTGGCTATACCTATAAGAAGTTAAGCTTTATGGCAAAGGTTTCTAATCTTACCAATACCTACAACTATTATGTACACGAAAACTATAGTATCAACCCGATTCCTCCGACCGCGTTCACAGGAACAGTTGCATACAAGTTTTAA
- a CDS encoding response regulator transcription factor produces MKLLIIEDEIQLAQSIMNYLTDDGYKCEFASNFTQAIQKIHSYEYDCILLDLMLPGGDGLALLDELKAQQKQDGVIIISAKDAYEDRIKGLEHGADDYLVKPFHLPELAARIFSVIRRRKFNNSNILKLNELTLDLLAKTVQVNQQSVPLTKKEFELLVYFIGNRNRVVSKNALAEHLSGDIAGMLEDHNFIYAHIKNLKKKLHEAGCGPYLKTVYGTGYIWQS; encoded by the coding sequence ATGAAATTGCTGATAATTGAAGATGAAATCCAGCTGGCGCAGAGCATTATGAACTATCTCACGGATGATGGTTATAAATGTGAATTTGCTTCCAACTTTACTCAGGCCATACAGAAGATCCATAGCTATGAGTACGACTGTATCCTGCTGGACCTCATGCTGCCCGGCGGCGACGGCCTGGCATTGCTGGATGAACTTAAAGCACAGCAAAAACAGGATGGAGTGATCATTATCTCTGCCAAAGATGCCTACGAAGACCGTATCAAAGGCCTGGAACATGGTGCGGATGATTACCTGGTGAAACCTTTCCACCTCCCGGAGCTGGCAGCACGTATATTTTCTGTTATCAGAAGAAGGAAATTCAATAACAGCAATATCCTCAAGCTCAATGAGCTCACCCTCGACCTCCTGGCTAAAACAGTACAGGTCAACCAGCAATCAGTACCCCTGACCAAAAAGGAGTTCGAACTGCTGGTATATTTTATCGGAAACCGTAACAGGGTCGTTTCTAAAAACGCCCTGGCGGAGCATCTTTCCGGCGATATTGCCGGTATGCTGGAAGATCATAACTTTATCTACGCGCATATCAAGAACCTCAAGAAGAAATTACACGAAGCAGGCTGCGGCCCCTATCTGAAAACAGTATACGGAACAGGATATATCTGGCAATCATGA
- a CDS encoding sensor histidine kinase KdpD — MNKLLNRSLRVFIIYSAIVLLASVPVYYLIVDFIWRHEIKEHNRIEAAAVKQNLQTLEQRGTSMEAALTLWNQLHPASALTEVAETRPDSTYNIYRKNKYLPKKGYDRYEGLVTWFSINGKNYRFAVETNMEESYETIPALGFVTGLFFVILIAGLIYLNKRISVRLWQPFYDTIQRLQSFDLQQHQPVHFPTADIEEFNTLNLSLDKLIRSNQAVYQQQKEFTQNASHELQTPLAIIRFKLDLLYQSPDLTLEQSALIDQAYEALSRVSRLNKNLLLLAKIENSQFPDKEDIQLKPLLEEKLQELQDFFTDKSQQVHTQIDAGICLHTNITLMDILLNNLLLNAIRYSDAGSEIHITATPEVLIVANPGKEALLTENLFQRFGTVTPDYQGTGLGLAIIRQICLANGWEAGYNYHNGYHHFIISLKL, encoded by the coding sequence ATGAATAAACTGCTGAACAGGTCACTACGGGTATTTATTATATATTCGGCCATTGTGCTGCTGGCAAGTGTGCCGGTATATTACCTGATCGTAGACTTTATATGGCGCCATGAAATAAAAGAACATAACCGTATTGAAGCGGCAGCGGTAAAACAAAACCTGCAAACACTCGAACAACGTGGTACCAGTATGGAAGCCGCGCTGACGCTCTGGAACCAGCTACACCCGGCATCTGCCCTGACAGAAGTCGCCGAAACCCGCCCTGATTCTACCTATAACATCTACCGGAAAAATAAATACCTGCCAAAAAAGGGCTACGATCGCTACGAAGGCCTGGTGACCTGGTTTTCCATCAATGGTAAAAACTACCGTTTTGCAGTGGAAACAAATATGGAAGAAAGCTACGAAACCATTCCTGCGCTTGGATTTGTAACTGGTCTGTTCTTTGTCATCCTCATCGCAGGACTCATCTATCTGAATAAAAGAATATCTGTCAGGCTATGGCAGCCATTTTATGATACCATTCAGCGATTGCAATCCTTCGACCTGCAACAACACCAGCCGGTGCATTTTCCGACGGCAGACATTGAAGAATTTAATACCCTGAACCTGTCGCTGGATAAGCTGATCCGCTCCAATCAGGCGGTTTACCAGCAGCAGAAGGAGTTTACACAGAATGCCTCGCACGAACTGCAAACACCGCTGGCCATCATCCGTTTTAAGCTGGACCTGCTATACCAGAGTCCGGACCTTACCCTGGAGCAATCCGCCCTTATAGACCAGGCATATGAAGCCCTTTCCAGGGTTTCCCGGTTAAATAAAAATCTCCTGTTACTGGCGAAGATCGAGAACAGTCAGTTTCCCGACAAAGAAGATATACAGCTAAAACCTTTGTTGGAAGAGAAGTTGCAGGAGCTGCAGGATTTTTTTACTGATAAATCCCAGCAGGTGCATACGCAAATCGATGCCGGCATCTGCCTGCATACCAATATAACGTTAATGGATATACTGCTGAATAACCTGCTCCTGAATGCGATCCGCTACAGCGATGCCGGCAGCGAAATACATATTACGGCCACGCCGGAAGTACTTATAGTAGCTAATCCCGGTAAGGAGGCCCTCTTAACCGAAAATCTGTTTCAGCGCTTTGGCACCGTAACACCCGATTACCAGGGTACCGGACTGGGACTCGCCATCATCCGGCAGATCTGCCTGGCTAACGGCTGGGAAGCCGGCTACAACTACCACAATGGCTATCATCACTTTATCATCTCCCTAAAACTATAA
- a CDS encoding NAD-dependent epimerase/dehydratase family protein has translation MQIKVILTGATGFVGQGVLLECLQNKDVSEVLMINRRHLEQSHPKLKELIVPDFMSLEKYTAQLQGYDACFFCAGISSLGMSEPKYTQITFDTTVHVAKVLLDANPGSTFIYVSGAGTDSSEKGRLMWARVKGHTENTLAAMGFKKQYNFRPGFMSPMPGQQHVKTIYKVLAPAAKIFWPKMYATVQQVGQAMINATIDGYSKNILEVSDIKTLAKSQS, from the coding sequence ATGCAGATCAAAGTTATCCTCACAGGCGCTACGGGCTTCGTTGGACAGGGCGTACTGCTGGAATGCCTTCAGAATAAGGATGTTTCGGAAGTACTGATGATTAACCGCCGCCACCTGGAACAGTCACACCCCAAACTGAAAGAACTGATCGTTCCTGATTTCATGTCACTGGAAAAATATACCGCTCAACTACAGGGATATGATGCCTGCTTCTTTTGCGCCGGCATCAGCTCTTTGGGTATGTCGGAGCCGAAATACACACAAATCACTTTCGATACGACGGTACATGTAGCTAAAGTATTGCTGGACGCCAATCCTGGCAGCACTTTCATTTATGTTTCCGGTGCCGGCACCGATTCTTCTGAAAAAGGCAGGCTGATGTGGGCGCGTGTGAAAGGCCATACAGAGAATACACTGGCAGCAATGGGCTTCAAAAAGCAGTACAACTTCAGGCCCGGTTTCATGAGTCCGATGCCCGGGCAGCAACACGTCAAAACCATTTATAAAGTGCTGGCTCCTGCGGCAAAGATATTCTGGCCTAAAATGTATGCCACGGTACAACAGGTGGGACAGGCCATGATCAACGCAACCATTGATGGTTACAGTAAAAACATCCTGGAAGTGAGCGATATTAAGACGCTCGCAAAATCTCAGTCGTAA
- a CDS encoding helix-turn-helix transcriptional regulator — MQPPILAHHLNTYLDYARLRTRADNPLLKEAIALTADMDFSKDMIGTALFYKVLGKINEALDQQLSGVQVGKFLNLNALGLIYQISLQAGTLEEGMYYLKNFISNTIGIIDMQLYTKENRQYIGLAINNQETYLNRILLESTLTIIAKELSMMAAEDLDIRIGSPFYNDVYPSTFVQADDYHISFIPGALKAAISNMKHYHLDYLVPQYLMMIEGLKRDQRFINKVKIVALNMATPALPELKDVADGFNMSPRTFQRTLAKEQLTFRQLTDELNKDLAMMLLRHEQYSVSDVGYLLGYAEPAAFQHSFRKWYGETPMTIRKQLLQ; from the coding sequence ATGCAGCCACCCATCTTAGCACATCACCTGAATACCTATCTCGACTATGCCCGCCTGCGTACCAGGGCAGATAACCCGTTGCTGAAGGAAGCCATTGCACTGACGGCGGATATGGATTTTTCGAAAGATATGATCGGTACAGCACTTTTCTATAAAGTTTTAGGGAAGATAAATGAGGCGCTTGACCAGCAGTTGTCTGGCGTGCAGGTAGGGAAGTTCCTGAACCTTAATGCACTGGGGCTCATCTATCAGATCTCTTTGCAGGCAGGCACGCTGGAAGAAGGGATGTATTATCTCAAAAATTTTATCAGTAATACCATTGGTATCATTGATATGCAGCTATACACGAAAGAAAACCGGCAGTACATCGGATTAGCCATCAATAACCAGGAGACATACCTGAACAGGATTCTGCTGGAATCTACGCTGACCATTATTGCGAAGGAACTATCGATGATGGCGGCAGAAGATTTAGATATACGCATTGGCTCACCATTTTATAACGACGTATATCCGTCAACGTTTGTACAGGCAGATGATTATCATATATCGTTTATACCTGGTGCCCTGAAAGCCGCTATCAGCAATATGAAGCACTATCACCTTGATTACCTGGTGCCGCAATACCTGATGATGATAGAAGGCCTGAAACGTGACCAGCGGTTCATCAATAAAGTAAAAATCGTTGCATTGAATATGGCTACGCCGGCATTACCGGAGCTGAAAGATGTAGCGGATGGTTTTAATATGAGTCCGCGTACCTTCCAGCGTACACTGGCTAAGGAACAGCTGACTTTCCGCCAGCTGACAGATGAGCTGAATAAAGACCTGGCGATGATGTTGCTGCGGCATGAGCAGTATTCAGTTTCCGATGTGGGGTACCTGCTGGGATATGCGGAACCTGCTGCGTTTCAGCATAGTTTCAGAAAATGGTATGGAGAAACACCGATGACTATACGTAAACAATTATTGCAATAG
- a CDS encoding bifunctional YncE family protein/alkaline phosphatase family protein has translation MKPSHLLLLSLTVAGLNAFAQKPGLQQDTKQILLPNGWKLSPAGHSIQLGDLPLNIRLSSSGKYLAVTNNGQSTQSVQLIDPKSATILDSSIVGKAWYGLEFSNDEKHLYVSGANDNWILNFPVNAGKLGVADTIVLGKPWPKEKISPAGIAVNKNNTRLYTVTKEDSALYIINPATKQTLHRIQLPDIAYSCTLSPDESKLYVSVWGSASVAVINTAEASVSSYIPVGNHPNELLLNKKGTILYVANANDNTVSVINTTTGKVIETIATTLYPTQLSGSTTNGLALSKDEKTLYIANADNNCLSVFNTSRPGHSESMGFIPVGWYPTSVKVLGSKIIVANGKGNTSLPNPEGPQPVSKLDNSGIHTGSTANSRLQYIAGLFKGTLSFIDAPKEEQLKAYTKQVYANTPFSDKKALLADGEAGNPIPRKQGESSPIKHVFYIIKENRTYDQVLGDLPQGNGDSSLTLFGRNITPNHHAFAEDFVLLDNFYVDAEVSADGHNWSMAAYATDVVEKTWPTSYGNRGGTTNYEGGRPVTYPKDGFIWDYCQRAGISFRSYGEFGSFNKAQLKTLEGHMSPYSPGFDMDIKDQVRVDAWQHDFDSLLAINQVPQFSTIRISNDHTSGQRKGKPSPRAAVADNDLAVGRLLEHLSHSPVWKESVVFILEDDAQNGPDHVDAHRSPAFVIGPYVKRKAVVSSMYSTSGFLRTMELILGLPPMSQYDAAALPLFECFTNTPDFTPYTAKPSNIDLEERNVAVNESSKKSEKFDLTKEDAAPDLELNEVIWKAVKGEHSVMPAPKRSAFVILEKKKKDDDD, from the coding sequence ATGAAACCATCACATTTACTCCTGCTATCCTTAACAGTAGCGGGACTTAACGCATTCGCACAAAAGCCCGGCCTGCAGCAAGACACCAAACAGATCTTACTGCCGAATGGATGGAAACTCAGTCCTGCCGGACATTCCATCCAACTGGGCGATCTGCCGCTCAACATCCGACTCAGCAGCTCCGGCAAATACCTGGCTGTCACCAACAACGGACAAAGCACACAATCCGTTCAGCTGATAGATCCGAAATCTGCCACCATACTGGATAGCAGCATCGTCGGAAAAGCATGGTACGGACTGGAGTTCAGCAATGATGAAAAACATCTCTATGTTTCCGGCGCCAACGATAACTGGATCCTGAACTTCCCGGTAAATGCCGGTAAACTCGGTGTAGCAGATACTATCGTACTCGGCAAACCATGGCCCAAAGAGAAGATCAGTCCTGCCGGTATTGCCGTAAATAAAAATAATACAAGGCTGTATACCGTTACCAAAGAAGATAGTGCCCTGTATATCATTAATCCGGCAACGAAGCAAACGCTTCATCGTATTCAGCTGCCGGATATCGCCTACAGCTGCACACTTTCACCGGATGAAAGCAAACTATATGTAAGCGTTTGGGGAAGCGCTTCCGTAGCAGTTATCAACACCGCAGAGGCAAGCGTCAGCAGCTACATTCCTGTTGGAAACCATCCGAATGAACTTTTATTGAATAAAAAAGGTACCATATTATACGTGGCTAACGCCAACGACAATACGGTATCTGTTATCAATACCACCACCGGAAAAGTTATTGAAACGATAGCTACCACCCTGTACCCTACGCAACTGAGTGGCTCCACTACTAATGGTCTGGCACTTAGCAAAGATGAAAAGACACTATACATCGCCAACGCAGACAACAACTGCCTCAGCGTTTTCAATACTTCCCGTCCCGGACACAGCGAGAGCATGGGTTTCATTCCTGTAGGATGGTATCCTACCAGTGTGAAAGTGCTGGGATCTAAAATTATTGTGGCTAACGGCAAAGGCAATACGTCGCTGCCAAACCCAGAGGGCCCACAACCTGTCAGCAAGCTGGACAACAGTGGCATTCATACCGGAAGCACTGCCAACAGCAGGTTACAGTACATTGCCGGTCTGTTCAAAGGCACCTTATCTTTTATTGATGCACCTAAGGAAGAACAGCTGAAAGCATATACGAAACAGGTATATGCCAACACTCCTTTCTCTGATAAAAAGGCACTCCTGGCCGACGGAGAAGCAGGCAATCCTATTCCTCGCAAGCAAGGGGAATCATCTCCCATCAAACATGTTTTCTATATCATCAAAGAAAACAGAACCTATGATCAGGTATTGGGAGATTTACCACAAGGTAACGGCGATTCTTCCCTTACTTTATTCGGAAGAAATATCACCCCTAACCACCATGCTTTTGCAGAAGATTTTGTTTTGCTGGATAATTTTTATGTAGATGCAGAAGTGAGTGCCGACGGGCATAACTGGAGCATGGCAGCCTATGCTACTGATGTGGTAGAAAAAACATGGCCTACCAGCTACGGCAACCGTGGCGGTACTACCAACTATGAAGGCGGTCGCCCGGTTACCTATCCAAAAGATGGTTTCATCTGGGATTACTGCCAGCGTGCAGGTATCAGCTTCCGTAGCTACGGTGAATTCGGCTCCTTCAACAAGGCACAGCTCAAAACCCTGGAGGGACATATGTCTCCATACTCTCCCGGCTTTGATATGGACATCAAAGACCAGGTGCGCGTAGATGCATGGCAGCATGATTTCGACTCGCTGCTGGCCATCAACCAGGTGCCGCAATTCAGCACCATCCGCATCTCCAACGACCATACCAGCGGCCAGCGTAAAGGCAAACCTTCTCCGCGCGCCGCTGTGGCAGACAACGACCTCGCCGTTGGCCGCCTGCTGGAACACCTCTCCCACAGCCCGGTATGGAAAGAATCTGTAGTGTTCATACTGGAAGATGACGCACAGAACGGCCCCGATCATGTGGACGCGCACCGCTCGCCCGCTTTCGTTATCGGCCCTTATGTAAAAAGAAAAGCAGTGGTCAGCAGCATGTATTCCACCTCCGGATTCCTGCGTACCATGGAACTCATTCTCGGCCTGCCGCCAATGAGCCAGTACGATGCCGCCGCATTGCCTTTATTTGAGTGCTTTACCAATACGCCCGACTTTACGCCATACACCGCCAAACCAAGCAATATCGACCTGGAAGAACGCAACGTAGCTGTAAATGAAAGCAGTAAGAAATCAGAGAAATTCGACCTCACCAAAGAAGATGCCGCACCAGACCTGGAGCTAAATGAAGTAATCTGGAAAGCAGTCAAAGGAGAACATTCCGTTATGCCTGCGCCTAAACGTAGTGCCTTCGTTATTCTCGAGAAGAAGAAAAAAGATGATGATGATTGA
- a CDS encoding glycosyltransferase family 2 protein, with amino-acid sequence MINGQKVVVVLPAYNADKTLKITYEEIDRSIVDDIILVDDASKDNTVGVAKDIGIHYIVCHEKNKGYGGNQKSCYRKALELGADIIIMLHPDYQYTPALVTPMAALIANNVYPVVFGSRILGMGALKGGMPLYKYFFNRLLTVSQNLLMRQKLSEYHTGYRAYHRRVLESIPFDNDSDDFVFDNELVAQIFFSGYEIAEITCPTRYFKEASSINFRRSSIYGLGVLRVSLQYFLQKLGIAKFRLFDGIISNAYAQPRVRLDVNELHEQQMKQHNSVEH; translated from the coding sequence ATGATAAACGGTCAGAAAGTGGTAGTGGTATTACCTGCCTACAATGCCGATAAAACACTGAAAATCACCTATGAAGAAATTGACCGCAGTATTGTGGATGACATTATCCTGGTTGACGATGCCAGCAAGGACAATACGGTAGGTGTAGCGAAGGACATTGGTATTCACTACATTGTATGCCACGAAAAAAACAAGGGCTATGGCGGCAACCAGAAATCCTGCTACAGGAAGGCGTTGGAACTCGGCGCCGATATCATCATTATGCTACATCCTGATTATCAGTATACCCCTGCCCTGGTCACACCGATGGCTGCACTTATTGCCAATAACGTATACCCGGTAGTGTTCGGCAGCCGTATCCTCGGCATGGGCGCCCTTAAAGGTGGTATGCCACTTTATAAATATTTCTTCAACAGACTGCTCACCGTTTCCCAGAACCTCCTGATGCGGCAGAAGCTCTCTGAATACCATACGGGCTACCGCGCCTATCATCGCCGTGTACTGGAATCTATCCCATTCGATAATGACTCCGACGACTTCGTTTTTGATAATGAACTGGTCGCACAAATATTTTTCAGTGGCTATGAAATCGCTGAAATCACCTGTCCTACCAGGTATTTCAAAGAAGCATCGTCCATTAACTTCCGCAGAAGCAGTATATACGGACTCGGTGTATTACGCGTCAGCCTCCAGTATTTTCTACAAAAACTGGGTATAGCCAAATTCAGATTATTTGACGGAATTATTTCCAATGCCTATGCGCAACCACGCGTACGGCTGGATGTGAATGAACTGCATGAACAGCAGATGAAACAGCATAACAGCGTTGAGCATTAA